The following nucleotide sequence is from Cicer arietinum cultivar CDC Frontier isolate Library 1 chromosome 2, Cicar.CDCFrontier_v2.0, whole genome shotgun sequence.
ATCATTTTGGATGTCAAACAGGTAATTAGTCCAAAATTAATTCAGCAGTCTAATGTAACCGTTGGTTTTGCCTTATTTCACGACTATTAGTATATTAATATTGATTGTTTCTGACCACCAGATCCGATGATTCAACTGTTGTTGTTAGTCTTGCTTGTGGCAGTCTTTCAGGCATTGCATCATCAACAGGTTAGTGATCAAAAGGAAAAATTACAacttgcattttttattttttttcgcATAATATTCTTGGTAATTTGAACTTTTGATGTTCCTTGTCAGATACATATTCCTGATAATTTGCCTTTTTCATGTTACTTGCAATTGGGGTTTGCACATTCTTTTGGTATTTTACCTTTTTCCTATATCCCTGTAGCATCAGAGCGCTCCATTTAGGGTTGTTGCATCAAATGTTTATTAgatgttaaattaaaattaagagtcCTTTAGTCAAACTATTGAATTTGTTCAAACCAAGAATATTAAAGAAGTTAATGTCTGTAGATGTTTACTATGCTTTTGATGCAGAGAATGAGTTTGGTGCAGGAACTGCACCAAGTATCTTAACCAGAGACCAGGCTGGAGTTGTAATTTTATCTGGCATTTGAGAATTTAGTATGGAAGACAACAAAAGGACACTTTTCCTGTTTCTcagtaaatttattattgttgaaAGATCTTGCTGAAGTAATCATCTTTCCAAGTTTTATTTTATGACATGTCTCCCCAAGGTATGCAGTGGATTCCGTCATGGGGTGTCATTACTTGGATGAACCTATATCATTCCCTCGGTTACCAAATGTGAGAGGTGTCCTCTTTGAGGTATGCTTCTCACTTAGGTTAACCTTCACCTACTGTTTGGACGGATATCAGATTTATTCATGCCTTGTTGACATGTTTATGAGGAATCTATTCTTACTGCTTTAATAGTATTGCTTAGCAGCACAATCCTAAATGAAGGAAATTGTAGTTACAAATTAAAAGGTAGGTTCTCATGATAAATGTCAATGGATATATGAAATTTTCAATGTAGGTAACTAGAGTTccttaaaaggaaaaaaaaaaacatttgtcgATTGGAGGGCGGATATTTCATGTCAAAACTTTATTCTATAAAAACTAACTGCATACATGCAAACTAAACTCTAGTAGAACTAATTCATCAATAGTATTGTAAAGGTTTTTTTGCCACTGTTACAACAGCTGTATGTTCAGGTAGGGCTGTGGTTTGCATAGCTAGCCACTTTCCTCTCAATTCCAATATTTTATGCATTTCTCTTTCATGTTCTGGATTTGTTTAAATGCTGCAATGATATGAAAAACATGCATTTCTCTTGTCAATTTGAGATCAAATTGTGGAAAGTCTCGTGATTTTAATACTTCTATATTGTTGTCTTTATTTTCTTAAGCATGACCTGTAAATGTAATTTTGCAGTGAAGGATTTGCAACTTTGTCAAATACACAGGATCACTTCAAtatcaaattatgtttttttccATATAGCTTATTCATTTCAAATATACTTAGTTTTGATTAGATTTTTGGTTTTGCAATTGGTTCACACTTGAGTCAATTGTTAACATTACCTGATATGATGTTGCATCTCACAAAAAAAAGGATTAGGTAATAGTTAATCTCTTAGACTAGAATGCGTTGGTTCAATAATCTGTTATCTTCTATGCAGCAACATTTCCCTTGGATCTTGTGAGAAGGAGGAAGCAACTTGAGGGTGCCGGTGGGCGAGCCCGTGTGTACAATACAGGTATCTTTGGTATGTTCAAGCACATAATCCGGACTGAAGGTTTCCGTGGCCTATACAGAGGAATTTTGCCTGAATACTATAAGGTGGTGCCTGGTGTAGGCATTTGTTTTATGACTTATGAGACACTAAAGATGGTTTTAGCGGAAATTACTACTGCATGATTACACCCATCAACTTTGGAGTCTGATCTACAAGTAAAATGTCTGAAGTCACATACTCATGCAAAAGGGTTAGAGTTAACATTTATCGATTATTCTATTTCATAGGTTCTCATGGTTGGGCAACTTTGTAGTGCTACTGTGGGGATCACATTTTTGCCTGTACAGAAACTTgcaacatttaatattttatggtGTTCTGGGTCTTGAATCTTGAAGGCTTTTAAACTTTTGTGCACTCTATCAAACAAAAACGGAAGTCGATAAACTTTATAGCAAGGCTGCAACTCAATGTGCCTTAAGGAGACAGCTTTTTGCAAGTGCATTTGAAGGCATCCAGTCCCATTGCAGTGTTGTGAAACAGTGTCTTATTTTGAGAGGCGACCCATTCTTCCTATAGTAATGATAGTTACATTACATGAACACTTTTGGAATCCTTTATTTTTGTCATCTTTTAGAATATTAATTGTAGTCCATTGTTTTACATTTGTCCCGTAGTAAATGATTAATTCATTCTCAATGACTCTGGAATTGTTATAGGGtcattttgaatattatttaaaaaagttgtcaatttatatggaatattttctgtCTTGACTAAATTCTTCAAATAGGTCACATGTTATTACAAAAAGTTACTTTCAATTGTAATTATTCTTGAAGCCTACTTTCTattaagttgaaaaaaaaaattcaataggTGTGGAAAAATGCTTTGCTTTAGAATTAGAATATTTGTGAAAGCAATGTTACTCAGCATATTGTCAACTCCATTGATGGAATGATAAACTCAATacattatgaaataaaactaGTAGAATacataattcttttttatgttAAGTTGGACTTGGACATCCTCACAGGACAATAATAAATCCAAGAGACCaaattggataaaaaaataCCAAGAGTCACTTgtacaacaataaaaataaaaataaaagacaagcTCTTCAATCCATACGTTAGAGAAGATGTGTTCATATTACATTAGACAGGGAAAAAACCAGTCAAACGAATATGCTCAAGAGTACTACGTAGACCATATTTAATAACAGCTTCATTAGCAGCTCTAAAACCGCCACCATAAGCTGGCGAAGAATCATTGGCAATTTGATTCTTGAAGAATTCACCCAATTTATTTTCAACATGAGACTTTGCACCTTTCTTTGAGGATGAAGAGGAAGAAGCTGTGGATGTTGAAGGCATGCTTTGGAAGTTAGTTGGCATAACTTCTGATTCAAGCCACATAAATGAAAGAACCTGACAAATCCCTTCCTCTACTTCAGGATTGAGGTTCCGATAACCTGTATAGTTTGAGATGAACATGATGAAAGTTAGAAGTTGTAATAGCAATATAAAGATCAAAATGTGTGTATATATACCTTTAAGGCGTAACCATGCATGCATCAACTCATGGGCAAGTATAGCACCTGTTAGTAACCTGCATTCCATAAAAATATCAGAACTTAATTGAGTTTGAACATAATCCATAGGAAGAAAGTAGCATAGTTTGTTACTGTTGATAAAACAATGAATCATTGTTTTAGTCATTTTCAGCCGTGTGGTccacaaaattaaaatgatcattgaaatttaaaaatgtcCTTGACATCATTAATCCTTTTATATTGgtaaatttagtttttgaaattgtttaaaACGGACAAATCTGATCgagaattttcaattttatggaTATTTTAGAGATTCattgattttaaaaactaaattattcgACTTGTCTTATTTTAAGGACTTTaactaaatgaaaaaaatgtttgaacTACCATTTATTAATAAGGTCATTTCTGAGATGTCAAAAAGTCAAGTTTCCATTGTCCATAGTTACCTTGGTAGACCATATAGAACAAGAATTGCTGTAACTTCACATTTTCTTGTAAGCTTTTGAGGTTGAGTTCTCATTCCTATAAATCTATGACCTCCAATTCTTGGCCTTCTATGTATCTGAAACAACATAAAATCCAAAAGTATTGAAATTATCTGTCAAACAATTTGTAACTTGTTTTCATGATACTTTCCACAATCTAATTAAAGAAAACAAGTGAAACATGTTTCAAATATCATACACTTGTGACAGTCTGCTCTTCTGAAAGGCATAAACCCCTTGTTTCTGGCAAATGATGAAATCCCTGGAAGAAACAAAAGAAATTAAGAGTAATTGAACTATTAATTACTTAACTTAAAACAAAGAATGAAATTTGGATTACATTTTTCTCTCCAACAATTGCATCATTAAGTGCTTCTCTCTCAACAAGAAGCATTGGAACTTGTTGATCAATTCTCATATGGATTCCTTCATAATAGTCTCTGATGGAATGATATAGAGGCTGACAATCACCAGTATCCATTATAGCAGATTCCATGCACTCTAAACACAAGCTCCTCCCGTCTTCGAGTCTATAGTATTTCGTATTCCGAGGCTTCAAGAGGAAGATAAAGGTACTAAAACATAAgcaaaaaaatacatatacttGACCTAAGTTTAGACCAGATACATATACTATTTAACTGATGTGAAAATGTGAATGAATTATTAAACAATTTGGAGTGTCAGTTAAATTTGTACCTCCAATCTTTCACAACTACAGCAGCGATATGTATTATCATATTCATGAGATGGACAATACTTTTGGGACCAAAAGGGGTGGCATCTATATTCAATTAAACCAGCAGCATTTATTGGAATCtgaaagcaaaataaaaatctcACGAGTGTTAATATAGTTCTTCTGCATGtgttgtttggataaacaacttaattaagcgCTTATAACATAAGCTTTTATCATATAAGTATTTATATACAAGCTATTTTAtaacaaaagtaaaataaagtcAAGTTGTTTTCATTTAAGTTATAAGTTGCTTTCATAAGATATCCCGAGCATAGTCACCTGGTTCGCAATTCTCTTTGGTACGTGGTACGGATTCGGGTACGCGGTACGTAATCTTCAAAGTATTTGGTACGTGGGAGTATACATAGTTGGTACGCTGTTTCGGTTCGTGATACGTTTTAATATACAAATCGGTacgttaaaataaaaataaaaattaatggtCTTAACACAAGAGTGGGAGTActagtttatgtaaaaaatagaagaatttGTAATACTAGTCTCACATCGgttgtttctaaaatattagAAGTTGAGTTATCTATATGAGTACAACAATTCTAATTAGTCACACATTGGTTGTTTCTAAAACACTAGAAGTTGAGTTATCTATATAAGTACAACAATTCTTGGTAAAAgaattattgtgtttgtgtttaTACCACATTAGTACATGTGTACGTGGCAATATATTAATGCAGTTAAAGTTTAGAAAACAACTTAGGGACATCTCATAAGTTGTTTCAATAAACTATTAGCTTAATAACTCAATCTAAACACTTCCTTAGTGTGTTTCAAAAACTGTATTATTAGGAGACTAGAATATTATATTGTTCCTTTTTTAGTGAACTATCTAATGCTACAGTTCTTATTAAGGTACATGAAATGCACTAAAGTATAATAACCCTAAAGCAGAAGAACTTGAATAAGCAAGGGAAGACTAATCTTACAAATTGGAAGCAAACTTCACATTTTGGGTGAGTTAACTCTTTAAAACAAGACTTGTGATATGGATGCTTTCCTGATAAAGAAAACTTGgatcaacaaaacaaaaaaaaaagaagtcagatacagataaaaaaaaaagtgtcaaAATCGATACTTTTGCAACACTATGCAAATATCTTTGGATGTTTAAAAGATAACATGAATTTGCAGAAAAAAGTTTAAGTATAATATGCAAATGAGTGCATTTTCATTATGTGTCTTATTTAAAAGTATGTAGGCAGTAAAATAATGATCTCAACATTGTCTAAAGAGGATTGGTCCCGTAAGTGCAGCTCAGATGATAAAAAACTGCAAACACATGTGATGTTTTGGGGCGCGAGTTCAACCCTGTTACATCTGTTCTTAACACTTATTATGCGTGAGTTTTGTTACTAGactctttgaaaaaaaaaaagactaaactACCTCGCGCTCGGTAATGTTGGTAGTACTAATTACCATACAGCCGTCTTTAATAAtgaccaaaaaaaaataattctattaaCACAAGAGTGGGAGTActagtttatgtaaaaaatagaagaatttGTAATACTAGTCTCACATCGgttgtttctaaaatattagAAGTTGAGTTATCTATATGAGTACAACAATTCTAATTAGTCACACATTGGTTGTTTCTAAAACACTAGAAGTTGAGTTATCTATATAAGTACAACAATTCTTGGTAAAAgaattattgtgtttgtgtttaTACCACATTAGTACATGTGTACGTGGCAATATATTAATGCAGTTAAAGTTTAGAAAACAACTTAGGGACATCTCATAAGTTGTTTCAATAAACTATTAGCTTAATAACTCAATCTAAACACTTCCTTAGTGTGTTTCAAAAACTGTATTATTAGGAGACTAGAATATTATATTGTTCCTTTTTTAGTGAACTATCTAATGCTACAGTTCTTATTAAGGTACATGAAATGCACTAAAGTATAATAACCCTAAAGCAGAAGAACTTGAATAAGCAAGGGAAGACTAATCTTACAAATTGGAAGCAAACTTCACATTTTGGGTGAGTTAACTCTTTAAAACAAGACTTGTGATATGGATGCTTTCCTGATAAAGAAAACTTGgatcaacaaaacaaaaaaaaaagaagtcagatacagataaaaaaaaaagtgtcaaAATCGATACTTTTGCAACACTATGCAAATATCTTTGGATGTTTAAAAGATAACATGAATTTGCAGAAAAAAGTTTAAGTATAATATGCAAATGAGTGCATTTTCATTATGTGTCTTATTTAAAAGTATGTAGGCAGTAAAATAATGATCTCAACATTGTCTAAAGAGGATTGGTCCCGTAAGTGCAGCTCAGATGATAAAAAACTGCAAACACATGTGATGTTTTGGGGCGCGAGTTCAACCCTGTTACATCTGTTCTTAACACTTATTATGCGTGAGTTTTGTTACTAGactctttgaaaaaaaaaaagactaaactACCTCGCGCTCGGTAATGGGTTGCCCACAAGAGTGACAACAAAAGCAATCTGGATGAAAATAAGAATCCATGCAGCCTAAACAATTTCCATAGATTATTTCCTGGTTGCAGCCACTACATATTCTTCTGTTCAATGACAAAACACACATCATGAATTGTTACAAGACCATCAAATATTGATATAAAGCCCTTTATCTTTATTGAATTGTGtgtgaaattgaaatttttta
It contains:
- the LOC101512468 gene encoding protein DA1-related 2, with product MAPSDINHLSHPCIYGDYVSSHPERKSGFMKWLSKLFKGGSNRPRSGRHHVHDPDEESISWRAPSRASDDRARAQKEKEDLGHAVSLATAEDLKRPNGYRWGETTDEDYEKALHGALNSSAHPPYAPAPFYPNEYRRICSGCNQEIIYGNCLGCMDSYFHPDCFCCHSCGQPITEREFSLSGKHPYHKSCFKELTHPKCEVCFQFIPINAAGLIEYRCHPFWSQKYCPSHEYDNTYRCCSCERLEPRNTKYYRLEDGRSLCLECMESAIMDTGDCQPLYHSIRDYYEGIHMRIDQQVPMLLVEREALNDAIVGEKNGFHHLPETRGLCLSEEQTVTSIHRRPRIGGHRFIGMRTQPQKLTRKCEVTAILVLYGLPRLLTGAILAHELMHAWLRLKGYRNLNPEVEEGICQVLSFMWLESEVMPTNFQSMPSTSTASSSSSSKKGAKSHVENKLGEFFKNQIANDSSPAYGGGFRAANEAVIKYGLRSTLEHIRLTGFFPV